TGTTGGACAAATCACCACTTATTGATGGGCCTGTCTGTTTCATGCAGGTGGTTTGCTCTTTAAACCTAGACTCACCTGTAGATCACCTGATTACCCCAGCTCTTCAGGGATCAAAGAACCACCCAGGGAGGATGCTAAAGGAAGGACTCAGCATAATTGCTCCTCCACAAGTCACCCCTGTAAACTTTCCTTCTGGTGACTTCCCTCAACCTCACCTCTGGCTGGCAGGTTGGGACCCAGCTCAGGGTGGATCCCCTGTGTTCTGCCCCTGGGTCtcattccccacctccccacctggcACATTCAACTCTGACCTTACAGTCCTATCTCCTTTTCCTAACCTATTTATCTCCAGGCCAATACACGCCaaccccccatcccccacagcAGCCCAGTACATCCCCAGCCAAGCTCTTCACATTTACCTTTGCTTTCTCTGGCTAGGTTCAGCATGACGGGCTTTATGGACCGGTCTGTGGCAGCATCTGCAGTAGCATGGTCCAGGGCTGGGTTTGTGCTTCTGCTTGGCATCAGCGGGTAGGTGGCTGATACAGTCAGGTTAATGACTCTGTCCAGCATGGTCTCCCCCATCACTGCGCCCAGCTTGCTTGTGTCCGAAGCAAAAGAGTCTGCCGTTATGTCCAGCCTGGCTGTATTTGCTCTAGCCAAAGCCATGGCTGTGTCTGTCCTGGCTGTGTCCAGCTTGGCTGGGGCTGGTACCACCAAATCCATGGCCATACCCCCTGTGGTTGTATCTGACTTGGCTGCACCTGCCGTAGCTATGACTTTAACCAGCTTGTCTGGGTCTACCAAGTCCATGACCATGCCCAGCTTGGCTGGACCTGCTGCAGCAAGGTCCACGGCCATGCCGGGCTTGGGATCCAGAGCAGGGAATTCTGTGCTTGTATCCAGTCTGGATGTGCTTGGGGTAGCTGGATTGATAGTCAAGTCAGGTCTGTTGGTGACCACTGTGGTTAAACGTCTGGCTGTGCCTAACCTGGTTGTGTCCAGAGTAGCCAAATCCATGGCCATCGCAGGACCCATGGTAGAGGTGCCCCTTTGGAGATGCAGCCGGGGTCTTGGGATACCCCTAGCCCGGGGCTTGCCTCTTCCTGGAGAAGCTCTGGTAGTCACATGGGCAGTCACTGGGACAGGATGCTTCTGACCTACTGAGCCTGGCCCTGCGGGGCCTGGTGATTTCTGGGCTAACCGGGATTGAAATGGTAGGGACAGGTAGGAACTCACCAGTGGCTTCTCCACTATGGGCATCCTGCTGGGTTTGGCCAGACCTGGGTTCCCTGGGCCCTCAGAGTGGACTCTGCCCCCTGACACTAAGGTCGTAGAGCCTAGTCGTGAGCCTGGGGTGggcagcctccctcccccatgGGTGGCAGCCTCCCTGCCCACGGTGGGCGGTTCTTCCCAATGAGAAGGCAGAGGACCCAGGGGCCATGCCTGGCTGTTCTGACGGAGTGTTAAGGAGATGGAGCTGAGCTTCCGGGGCACCGTCTCCTGCGGAGGCACACTCCGGGCCCTGGCTCCCAGGCCTGGTCGGCTGGAAGCCTGTGGGATATGGCTTTGAGTAAAGGTATCCAGAGAGATGGTTTTCCTGAGGACAGGGATGAGGGGAGACATGCCTCCGGAGAGCTTTGAGGGGCGGGCAGGGCGCCCCAGCAGGTGGCTGTGGGAAAGGGAggtgccagggctgggggctccaTGCTGCTGCATCTCAAAGTTGTGATCCATCCAGGTCTTCCGTCTTCCCCTGAGGCAATGAACAGAGAGAAGGGGCCAAGCAGGGGTGAGGCGCTCAGCTTACATTTCTTTGATTCCTAGTTAATAAAGAGCATGAAAACTTCCTTGCTAAGTAGCAAATTCATTTTTAGTTGTCAGTGTTTGCCAGGGTCttataaaataagacattattttaaaatgcaaagtggggatccctgggtggcgcagcggtttggtgcctgcctttggcccagggcgcgatcctggagacccgggatcgaatcccacattgggctcccggtgcatggagcctgcttctccctctgcctgtgtctctgcccctctctctctctgtaactatcataaataaataaaaatttaaaaaaaattttaaaaaaataaaataaaaaaaataaacaaataaaatgcaaaatgtttaAATCCTATGAAATGTTAGGGAGTAATTGTTGAAAGcatgatttatcattttaatattacaCAGGCACTAAGGTAtgagatagttttaaaaattgttcactttataattgaaatggaaaacattgctacatatatatatacataaagcttaatttctaaatacaatttttttaacaatgagaaaatatattacaaGAAATATATTTGCGGGACACCTAGATatttcagtggttaagcatctgcttttggctcatggtttgatcccggagtcccaggatcaagtctcacatcaggctcctcgaagggagcctgcttctccctctccctacgtctctgcctctctctgtgtgtctctcataaataaataaataaaattttaaaaatatgtatatatgtgtatatatatataaaagaaaacttgtaATATATCAGATAGAAAATTATGGGACCTTCAGTGGCTTGAGTTTTTTACTAGTTATCAAAAATACAAATCCCTAGaagtcaggggcgcctggctggctcagtctgtagagcatgcaactcttgatttcaggattgtgagtttgagccccacattaaggatgaagcctacttaaaaaaaaaaaaaaaaaggcactgtcAGGTCTGAGGGGGTCTGTTCTGAGACCCTGCAGGAGGGCAGCTGTTATCGGAAGcctgtctgcctctgtcttttcCAGGAGGGGCCAGCAGGCTCTGGGTTTCCACCCAAAGTACCCAAAATAGGAGTTCAGGCATCCAGGAGGGAGGTTGAGGGATGACCAGTTTGGCTTGGGAACAGGGTCTGCCTCTGTGGCTTCTGCCCAGAATCAGGAAAGAGCCTCAGGCTGGCTTGCTGCTGAAGCCAGAATTAGCTAGAGCCAAAGAGGGGCCCTAGTGAAATAATAGGTGCGTGCAGGAGGAAGCTTGTAAAGTGAACAAGCCACAGTCCCCGCCCCTGGGGAACCTGCCATCCCCAGCAATGCCAGGCAGTGAAGCAGGCAGGATGAAGCTGGAGGTGGGTGTTGGAGGAAGCCTTAGCTCAGGGTTTGGCCTCCGAGGAGGAAGACTGGACCAGAGGCTGCCTGAAGGTTAGGGTGTGGCATCTTCCTGAAAATGGACCGTGGGATTCCTATGCTGTATGGGAAAGGGGGAGACAGCGCGGCCTAAGGCCACAGGTGCAGCAAGGCCCAGGCCAGGCCACAGCGATGCTTGGTCCTGGAAGATGACCCGGTCAGATATGCGTGGGGATAGCCACTGCCATGCAGTGTGACAGAGGGGTCAGAGGAGGTCAGAAGTggagacaaggagagaggcagggacactgCTGAAACTCTGCAGCTGGGTATGGAGCGAGAGAAGGCTGTCAGCACAGGGGTAAAAGAGAGCACCTGGAGGTGGGGAAAGGTGGGGGCCAAGGACTCTGGCTGGCGGTCTGTGTCAACAAGCCACTCTCCGAGGTGGGCTCTGAGGCCCCCACATGGCCAGCTGGTACACACTCTGGACTCGATATGATTTACCATTTTTTCCCATGTCACCAGGTCCCCAGCCCTTCACTGAGCCTGTACTCCCATCACGTAGCCCTTGGTCCTatcccaccctctccctcctccacacacacacgcataaaTACCCACCTACCTTGATCAAAGGACAAGATAAATCCAGTGCTCCTCAGCCTGAGAAGCCCTCCTCTGTGCCCAGATGGCCACTGTGACCAGCTCAGGGGCCTCTTCCCTCTGATCCCCTCACAGGCCTCCACTCAGCCTCCAGGCCATAGTTCCCAGGCCGAGGGCCCAGGCCTCTCCCGACCTGTCCCAGCAGCTACATCCCcagctgggctgggctctggggcagggaggggctggctTCACAGCAGTGGGCGTCAGTGAATGGCTGCTCTGAGCGTCTGGAATCCTGAAGGGCCAGAGAAGGCTCCTAATGGCCAggctgggctgccctggactcaaggccacctgggggaggggcagtgccCTGCTGCGTGCCCTCCCCAAATCTACTCTGTCTCCTACAGACTCTGACCCCTGAGAGTCTCTCCAGTAAAGATTAAGGAGACTCCAAATGCAGCCACGCTCTGGTGGTCCCGGCAGCATCCTCACTTCTGACTTCCCTCTGCATTACCCCCACACCCTGTGTAGTTCGGTGACTCTCAAGCCACCTTGCCCACCCAGCTGAGTTCTTTTCCGGGGCAAGCTGGAGTTTCTGGAAACTAAAGCAGGGGCTGTCTGCTTCCACACCTATTCCATGAGCCCCTCCTGCTTACTCCAGCTGTACCCTGAGGATGAGCCAGCCCTGGGCTTAGGAGACCCACCCTGTGGGCTGAGTGCCCTCTTCTGCCTTTGTCATCGCAATCATAGTAATAGTGATCGTTCTAATCATAGATgccatttactgaacacttactatatgccagacactgtggcGGGGCTGGGAAGGAGCTAGCGGCCTGCTCAGGAGGATGAGTACGTCAACAGGTTCTTACGGTTGGTCGTACAGCAGGGACAGCACAGGGCACCTGCGAGcagcaccctccccccccacgCCAGGAACTAGGCTAAGCATCCTCCAGGCATCTCTGGTAATCTTTGCCTTGTCACCTCCGTTTCGCTGATGAGCTCACTGCAGCCCACAGTGCTGTGCTGTCCCGCCGATTTTCCCCGGGGATTTCTGTCCTTAGTGAGTGAGCTTCCGGAGCCACGCTGGCCAATAGAACATTCTATGATAATGGAACTGTTCTATGTCTATGCCATCCAGTGTGACAGCCCCTCGCCACGGGGggctattgagcacttaaaatgtggctaccGTAACCAAGGAACTGAATTGTTTATTTTAGTCCACTTTAATTTGTGTTGTTGTATTGAACAGCACGGTTCCGAAAggcctggattttattttctctgggtcctaggtgagcatctgccttggaagtttctgtagaatgaatgaatgaaacgaCTGAGTGAATGGGGACAACGTGGACCTCAGACCTTCCCCTCttcatccattcttttccttttcgaCCTTTAAGTTTTCAAACTTGGCTGTGCTGTGGTTACCAGGGCAACACCTTCTGGAAGCCCagtggatgggggaggggagctctCTGGAgttcttcccccttctcttcttGCTCTGAGGCCCGAGGACCAGCCCAGTTTGGGGAAGAACACAGGTGACTGGGGGACAGGACAGCACAGGTCTGCCTGGACATATAGGGTGGGGGGACCCTTGACTGGTCAGCCCCACTGGATCGCATTATCTCTGAGATGAGGAAGCCCTGAGCAGGAGTCAGGAGTCCTGGATTCTCTCCCCCACTTTGGCAAATGAGTCATTATACAGCTTCTATCAAATCACTTACCCTTCTGGGTCTCAGGTGCCTTTGCAAATAGGTCCCAGGTGCCTTCATGTGGTTGGTCTCTTCTGCCTTAAAGATCTAGaatttctccctctggctccctgccaAGCTGTTGGGGTTTTTAAGAGCCAGGCATGAATCTGGTTCATGTCTGTATCCTTCACACTCATCTGCCCTACTCTGTCCTCAAGTTGAGGGGGGCGCCTGGAGGACACAGCCTGCCCAGTGATTACAGCCTGGGTTCAGCTGCCCTCTGGTGGCCCAAAGTGGCAATGACCTCATGTCTGCTCGGCTGTTGTTTCCCCAGCAAGGGAACCATCTGCAGGCCTGGAAGTAAGTAGCCTCAGAGGACAGACTTTGacccaagcaaaaaaaaaaaaaaatcattgtggtAGCTTCCCAGGCAAGTGGTGCAGGCTCTAGAATCTCCACCTTGGGTTTGTTACAGCTGTGTGATTTTGAACAGGTCACAAGCTCTCTGAGCTCCAGTTTCTGTGAAAATGGGAATTGTTATCAGTCAGATGGGTTAAATTATACTGCAATAACAAACAATTCCAAAATCCCAGGGGCTCATAACAACAAAGATTTActtctcattcatttctcatGTCCACTGTGGTTTGGATCCGCAGAAGCTCTGCTCTATGTCATCTCCACTCTGGGACCCACACTGATGGAGCAGCCACTTTCTGGAGCCTTGCTGGTCAttgaagcagaaggaaggaaggaatggtgAAATGTGCACTAGCTATGAAAAACTTTGGCTTGgactccctccccctcctcctcctcctcctccttctttttaagtaggctccatgcccaacgtggagcCCAACTCCGAACCCGAACTCATGaacctaagatcaagacctgagctgagatcaagagttggacacttaactgattgagccacccaggtacccctggccTAGACTCACTTCTGATCACAACTCACTGGCAAGAATTAGTCGcatgcccccccccacccacaaGGAGGTGGGGAAGTTAACCCTACTATGTGAGAGAGGGGACGAGCCAGAAATACTTGATGAACTTGACTGATGACCCACTTGCATGATTGTAGGAATGAATACAGTGAGAAGTGCAATGAACTCAATCCATGCTAGCCATTAAAATTGTTGCCTTATAATTCTGGTTCCCTTTTTTATTTGCTCTCATGATTTCCTGTGACTTCCACATCAGTTCCACCTGTTTACAGCTGCAGATACAGAGGGAAGTAGATTTGCTGAGATTCACACAATGAAGCAGCAGCTGGACATCCAGGTCTCCAAATTCTGAGCCCCTCCTATTGTATGGGACAGAAAAGAGGGGGCTGTGCCCACCCAAGGTTCTCTGCAGGAGTGTTGATTGACAGTATGATGGTCTTTTGAGGGAGCCTGaagcctctgccctcctcccaaaGCCGGTCTCTGGCCTCTCCAAGCCCTTTCCTAACCCCTCCACAGTGGAGAGCCAAGGGGGTGGAACAATGAGAAGCCTGTGCCACCCCCTCCAGGGCCAGAATCTGAACATTGCAACCATTCCTACGCAGGGACCCTGCACATTCCCGCCTCCTGTCCTGTTCTGGGCCTGGCCCAGACACACCCACTGTATCCTGACAGCTCCCAGATGGTGggaaaggaaaagctctcaggacTCTGTAAAACATCTCAGAGCATTTAAAAACCTGCACAACAGTTTTGTGGGATCTTTCCCCCCCTGTCCCCCAGGAAGCCTCtaagcctttttaaaatcttagtgtCTAAACAGATGGGAAACCCCTGGCAAGACTTCCAAAGAAATCAGCCCATTCATCCAACAAGCAGGCTTTCACGGAGGCCCTGGCCAGTGCCAGGCAGGCTGTGGGCTGAGATGAGGATATGCCATTGCTGTTCTCCATAGACACATAAACAAAATCACAGCATAAGATTAGGGCTGTAGTGGGGAAAGCTGCTGgtggggtcagggagggcttcctggaggaggtagcaGCTGGAATGTCATCAGATTCTCTCCCTGGATCTAAGCCTTATGTGAAAAACTACCTCCTGGTCATTCAttctcccctcccaccacttgcTGATATTCTATGCTTCAATCACATGACACCACTCACACTTCAGAAAGCACTGGGTTCTCTAGCCTCCATGGCTCTGCGCTTGCTGACCActcttcccccccctttttttaatattttatttatttattttatttatgatagtcacatagagagagagagaggcacagacataggcagagggagaagcaggctccatgcaccgggagcccgacgtgggattcgatcccgggtctccaggatcgcgccctgggccaaaggcaggcgccaaaccgctgagccacccagggatcccgactctTTCCCCTTATAGGGGAAACTCTTACTCAGCCTTCAAAACCCAGCTGCATAGTTctgtcctccaggaagctttccttgACAAATCCTTGCCCCAAGAGTCTTCGGTTCTGTGTTCAGTTTCTCATACATACTTCTCCTTGCTGCAATGACACTTTTGTAATTTGTTTACACATCTGTCT
The Canis lupus dingo isolate Sandy chromosome 10, ASM325472v2, whole genome shotgun sequence genome window above contains:
- the SEPTIN3 gene encoding neuronal-specific septin-3 isoform X2: MDHNFEMQQHGAPSPGTSLSHSHLLGRPARPSKLSGGMSPLIPVLRKTISLDTFTQSHIPQASSRPGLGARARSVPPQETVPRKLSSISLTLRQNSQAWPLGPLPSHWEEPPTVGREAATHGGGRLPTPGSRLGSTTLVSGGRVHSEGPGNPGLAKPSRMPIVEKPLVSSYLSLPFQSRLAQKSPGPAGPGSVGQKHPVPVTAHVTTRASPGRGKPRARGIPRPRLHLQRGTSTMGPAMAMDLATLDTTRLGTARRLTTVVTNRPDLTINPATPSTSRLDTSTEFPALDPKPGMAVDLAAAGPAKLGMVMDLVDPDKLVKVIATAGAAKSDTTTGGMAMDLVVPAPAKLDTARTDTAMALARANTARLDITADSFASDTSKLGAVMGETMLDRVINLTVSATYPLMPSRSTNPALDHATADAATDRSIKPVMLNLARESKGLPEARTDAAMSELVPEPRPKPAVPMKPVSINSNLLGYIGIDTIIEQMRKKTMKTGFDFNIMVVGQSGLGKSTLVNTLFKSQVSRKASSWNREEKIPKTVEIKAIGHVIEEGGVKMKLTVIDTPGFGDQINNENCWEPIEKYINEQYEKFLKEEVNIARKKRIPDTRVHCCLYFISPTGHSLRPLDLEFMKHLSKVVNIIPVIAKADTMTLEEKSEFKQRVRKELEVNGIEFYPQKEFDEDLEDKTENDKIRESMPFAVVGSDKEYQVNGKRVLGRKTPWGIIEVENLNHCEFALLRDFVIRTHLQDLKEVTHNIHYETYRAKRLNDNGGLPPGEGLLGTVLPPVPATPCPTAE
- the SEPTIN3 gene encoding neuronal-specific septin-3 isoform X1, whose amino-acid sequence is MDHNFEMQQHGAPSPGTSLSHSHLLGRPARPSKLSGGMSPLIPVLRKTISLDTFTQSHIPQASSRPGLGARARSVPPQETVPRKLSSISLTLRQNSQAWPLGPLPSHWEEPPTVGREAATHGGGRLPTPGSRLGSTTLVSGGRVHSEGPGNPGLAKPSRMPIVEKPLVSSYLSLPFQSRLAQKSPGPAGPGSVGQKHPVPVTAHVTTRASPGRGKPRARGIPRPRLHLQRGTSTMGPAMAMDLATLDTTRLGTARRLTTVVTNRPDLTINPATPSTSRLDTSTEFPALDPKPGMAVDLAAAGPAKLGMVMDLVDPDKLVKVIATAGAAKSDTTTGGMAMDLVVPAPAKLDTARTDTAMALARANTARLDITADSFASDTSKLGAVMGETMLDRVINLTVSATYPLMPSRSTNPALDHATADAATDRSIKPVMLNLARESKGLPEARTDAAMSELVPEPRPKPAVPMKPVSINSNLLGYIGIDTIIEQMRKKTMKTGFDFNIMVVGQSGLGKSTLVNTLFKSQVSRKASSWNREEKIPKTVEIKAIGHVIEEGGVKMKLTVIDTPGFGDQINNENCWEPIEKYINEQYEKFLKEEVNIARKKRIPDTRVHCCLYFISPTGHSLRPLDLEFMKHLSKVVNIIPVIAKADTMTLEEKSEFKQRVRKELEVNGIEFYPQKEFDEDLEDKTENDKIRQESMPFAVVGSDKEYQVNGKRVLGRKTPWGIIEVENLNHCEFALLRDFVIRTHLQDLKEVTHNIHYETYRAKRLNDNGGLPPGEGLLGTVLPPVPATPCPTAE